The sequence TCCCCCAATAGTTTTATGTGACTGTCCACTCTTGGAAAGTAGGTGTCATCATGAAAATGTTGTTTTAGTACTGGGAAGAAAGTCACTACTTTTTGTTTATCAAATACATTGATATAAACggaacacatttattttttattaaaatacAAAAAGGTAATAGCTGTATTCATAGTAATAAAATATCAAGGGCAGGAGTGCTTTACAGATTGGAAACAAAGGCTAAGAAGCCATTAGATAATACACATTTGTGTTGGTACTTGATGTGGCTTTGGATAGATAGGCCTACTGTTTGTCATGCTCTCCTCATCAGGTAATGTAATGTGGCCTCTGGGCCAGTGAGGGGCAGTAGAGTGCTAATCCTGGTCTGGGGAGGTTGTTTCAGGCTCTGGTCTAGCAGGTCCGCTCATGATCACTGCTCTCAGACAGGTTGTTGCTGGGGGTTTCTTGGGCACTGGCGTGGGCGGCTGAAGACAACACCTCCTCAAAACTCCCTCCACCTCCTTGGCTTCCTACCTTGGTCTGCTCCAAATCCCAAAACAACCACAAATGCATaggcacaaacgcacacacacaaaacaacattttaataTAGGCTATTATCGAGAATCTGTTTGAACTCTCAGCAGGGTTGTTAGAAACACCAGAGATTACGACATCAGGATCAAATGCGCACATTCAAAGTGGAGCAATTGTTCTCCTGAGGGTAGTGTTTAACCTCAATTAGCTGAGCTGTAAAAATAGCCAAAAGTTTTCCTGAGCTAAAGGAAGTGAAGCTTAACAAGAAAGACCTCCATAATGTTTACTCCCTTATATTGAGTTTActtaggccgggattcaatccgatTGTTTTGTCCGCAATCGTGCCATTTAAAGGTAAATTCAGATTGAGCCGAgacatgcagcgtttaccgtgaatgtgtTCCTCTGCAAAcccgggaacattgcctttaatacGCGCATTGCGGACAAAGCACGCtcggattgaatcccggccttaCTTCAACATTACGTAAATCTCTGTCATTGCTTTGACAGCAACATGTGTTATGTCTCACATTACCTTTATGTTGGAAACGGTGCTTTCAACCTTCTCCTCAAAGGACTTGAAACTGGGAGAGTTCCTAATGGGATGAAAAGCAGTTCAGTTTCATACAATACTATTACTTTAGTATACAACATGTATGTTTATATCTATCTGAGCCACCATACTGTACCTGTACTTTTGTGTACACTTATTAAAGCTTCCTGTATTTACAAGTGCTCTGCTAAAGCGGTCTGTATTTACAAGTGCTCTGCTAAAGCGGTCTGTATTTACAAGTGCTCTGCTAAAGCGGTCTGTATTTACAGTGCTCTGCTAAAGCGGTCTGTATTTACAGTGCTCTGCTAAAGCGGTCTGTATTTACAGTGCTCTGCTAAAGCGGTCTGTATTTACAGTGCTCTGCTAAAGCGGTCTGTATTTACAGTGCTCTGCTAAAGCGGTCTGTATTTACAGTGCTCTGCTAAAGCGGTCTGTATTTACAGTGCTCTGCTAAAGCGGTCTGTATTTACAGTGCTCTGCTAAAGCGGTCTGTATTTACAGTGCTCTGCTAAAGCGGTCTGTATTTACAGTGCTCTGCTAAAGCGGTCTGTATTTACAGTGCTCTGCTAAAGCGGTCTGTATTTACAGTGCTCTGCTAAAGCGGTCTGTATTTACAGTGCTCTGCTAAAGCGGTCTGTATTTACAGTGCTCTGCTAAAGCGGTCTGTATTTACAGTGCTCTGCTAAAGCGGTCTGTATTTACAGTGCTCTATTAAAGCGGTCTGTATTTACAGTGCTCTGCTAAAGCGGTCTGTATTTTCAGTGCTCTGCTAAAGCGGTCTGTATTTACAGTGCTCTATTAAAGCGGTCTGTATTTACAGTGTTCTGCTAAAGCGGTCTGTATTTACAGTGCTCTGCTAAAGCAGTCTGTATTTACAGTGCTCTGCTAAAGCTACCGTTACTTACAGTGCTCTGCTAAAGCGGTCTGTATTTACAGTGCTCTGCTAAAGCTACCGTTACTTACAGTGCTCTGTTAACAAAACACTGGGAGAAGTCCTGTATGCTCATCAGTGTTATAGAAAGGTCACTTTTTCTAGTGTTACGATTCCACACGTTTATCTTTGGATAAACAGGTCAGATAGCTAGAAATGGATGAATCTTCTCCTGATGATTGCAGCAGGATATGCCAATGTTACAATGCAAGCCTGTTTCACCTATAAATTCTGAACCAATACCAATTCTACTCACAATGCTTACAAACGCTCAGCCTTAAGACAACGAGAATGGGTGGGTGGCTAAGGACTGGGATCTAGTGGAGGGTTAAGTCTATCACTACACACAAAGTAGGCTACACACAATTACCTCATAACGGGCATGCTCATTGAGTGGCGGATAGAGTAGCTGTCCCAAGAGAGCATGGCCCAGGTAAGAGAGGAGTTAAATCATTAACATGAATTTACAGACAGCAGAAATCAcacacgcaatcacacacacacagcaagcacTCCCTCTAAGTCTACAGTAATTCAGCAGGGCAACTTTCTAGGCATTTCTATAATGTAGATTTACCCATCATCTGATTGCCTTAAAAAAAAATAGATAGATATTTTAGAGGAATCTAATGGCTTATTGTAATATGATATATGTTCTTAGACAACTGTCATATCGTATCGATGACTCATTCATGTGTATATGACTAACATCTTCTACAGAGAACTAGCAATGCTACATCCACAGAAGGTACAAAAGAGAAAGACAAATTATCTAAAAACTAACTATACTGAACCGCCCACAAGTAAAACATGCTATGGTCAACAACAGTCAAAGTCATGCATGCCTACTGGTCAGTGTGCTACAGATCTGAGGAGTTCACTATGAGGTTTGCGTGTATACACATTCACACTAGGTTATGATGTGACTGCACTGGAACTAACTGTGTGtctgactaaatcaaatcaagggATCCCTGGAATTGATCCCATTCAGTTGGTAGTCATCTTACCATTATATCTTAAATCCCACTCATATTTACGTAAACAATGGCCTTTGTCCGTCTTCTGACTAGTTTCACTGCAGTCACGCATATCTGACTCTAAATCAGAGGTATAATACAACCAATAACACTAAAACACAATTTCTTACCCAAGTGAATTTGATCTTTGGATGCATAGAAAAGGATGAAGAAACAAAGAGACATTTAAGACATTTGTCCTGACATTATCGAGTGTcctaccaacactttacattaggCTACTTAATTTTGGAATCATGACAGAGTTTAATCGAACTTCTATTCAAGAAAAGCCAAATTCAAAGATCCAGCGCGGGAACACACTTCAAACACACAGTTAACCAATCATTAAATCATCAAAGCTCTGGTTATCAtgccatatactgtatatactgtatccttacAGTACTGTATACACTATGCATTATAATGCAAACAACCTGCAGTCTGTAAGTGTAAGGGAGTCACCCAAGTAAAGCCCACAGCAAACTTCACCCCCAGGCAACATACTGTACCTTGCTCTCCATGGTTCCTCATAGCTAAATGTTTGGTTTAGCATATTTCAACCAATGCAAGTCAGCCAGGGCACcccttttttatttttgtatttcactGGGCAACATAGTGAACACGGTTCATGAAAATAACGTGTTCTACTGTATTTTCAATTCACACGAATAGTCCACACAGGGACAAACTcatttgcatgcacacacacatgcacactaggTGGCATACCTTCTGGGATACATTAACTCAAGGCCAAACATGCTGCAATACACAAAGGAATATCTATTTGTCTCTCTGGATCATTGTTCAACGTGATTTTATACATAACGTTGGTTGGTTAATACACTATTATAAACCTGCGGTGGTGAGTCTTTTGTTATTATCATGCAATAATGATGACGAAGACAAAGACTCTGACACGTCTACAACACACACTAAATGACATGGACAGGCATAACAGTAAATCACAGTTTTTCTTTGTCATGGCTAGTCTGAGTATTGTATTACTAGTGAACCCGGGGCCAGCTGTCTATGATATGATAGCTCCCCAGTGGCTGTGTGTGCCCCTGCAAAGCAAGCATACAGGCCAGCAATGGATCTCCATTGTGCCACCCTGCCCAGtcagaactctgggtcttcaagGCAGAGAGTGGTCAGCAGACACCCAGAGGGTTACtgacccccctccccactccaccCCAGGCCCGCATCCAATCTGGCCTGCAGAAAGCTGCTTACTCTGGGCTTATGCAACACAAACATGCCCCCTGCAACAGACTGTCTGGGTCAACCCCAGCAACAATTAGGATTGGGCACACGACAGACTGGCTGCAGAAAAgtggagatgagggaggagggtggtcATTCTGACTGGAGGCCACCTTGTATTCTGTCTCAATAGCTGTAGGCTAAAAGATGTAGTCGTAGTGTAAGGCTTCAGTTGATTGGATATGAaagatgttgatgttgttgtgtGGTTGCTATAGGCACCAGTGACACCGTACCTCATATCCCCAAACTTCCTGCTGATGGCTGTTCCCAATGTGGTGAAAGCTGCTGACGTTTTCTGCCCTGCCGTGCTCAACGTCTCAGACGTCTTTTTGTACCTGGACAAATGAAAAGACAAGACCGTGATTATCAAAAACAGACAGGACACCACAGGACAGCCA is a genomic window of Oncorhynchus kisutch isolate 150728-3 linkage group LG21, Okis_V2, whole genome shotgun sequence containing:
- the tpd52l1 gene encoding tumor protein D53 isoform X7 — encoded protein: METRQQERGQGHLRTGLLDPEPLTEVDEEMVSEVDLYNTVTDEEREEILSELTKLEEEISTLRQVLASKEKHHSDLKAKLGITPLSELKQNFNRSWYDMQTSTAYKKTSETLSTAGQKTSAAFTTLGTAISRKFGDMRSNSLGQSDDGYSIRHSMSMPVMRNSPSFKSFEEKVESTVSNIKQTKVGSQGGGGSFEEVLSSAAHASAQETPSNNLSESSDHERTC
- the tpd52l1 gene encoding tumor protein D53 isoform X11; translated protein: METRQQGLLDPEPLTEVDEEMVSEVDLYNTVTDEEREEILSELTKLEEEISTLRQVLASKEKHHSDLKAKLGITPLSELKQNFNRSWYDMQTSTAYKKTSETLSTAGQKTSAAFTTLGTAISRKFGDMRSNSLGYSIRHSMSMPVMRNSPSFKSFEEKVESTVSNIKQTKVGSQGGGGSFEEVLSSAAHASAQETPSNNLSESSDHERTC
- the tpd52l1 gene encoding tumor protein D53 isoform X13; its protein translation is METRQQGLLDPEPLTEVDEEMVSEVDLYNTVTDEEREEILSELTKLEEEISTLRQVLASKEKHHSDLKAKLGITPLSELKQNFNRSWYDMQTSTAYKKTSETLSTAGQKTSAAFTTLGTAISRKFGDMRNSPSFKSFEEKVESTVSNIKQTKVGSQGGGGSFEEVLSSAAHASAQETPSNNLSESSDHERTC
- the tpd52l1 gene encoding tumor protein D53 isoform X14 — encoded protein: METRQQGLLDPEPLTEVDEEMVSEVDLYNTVTDEEREEILSELTKLEEEISTLRQVLASKEKHHSDLKAKLGITPLSELKQNFNRSWYDMQTSTAYKKTSETLSTAGQKTSAAFTTLGTAISRKFGDMRNSPSFKSFEEKVESTVSNIKTKVGSQGGGGSFEEVLSSAAHASAQETPSNNLSESSDHERTC
- the tpd52l1 gene encoding tumor protein D53 isoform X10; this translates as METRQQGLLDPEPLTEVDEEMVSEVDLYNTVTDEEREEILSELTKLEEEISTLRQVLASKEKHHSDLKAKLGITPLSELKQNFNRSWYDMQTSTAYKKTSETLSTAGQKTSAAFTTLGTAISRKFGDMRSNSLGQSDDGYSIRHSMSMPVMRNSPSFKSFEEKVESTVSNIKQTKVGSQGGGGSFEEVLSSAAHASAQETPSNNLSESSDHERTC